The Nakamurella antarctica genomic interval GCTTCGCGGTTTGGTGACGACGCGTGGCACGCAGGTGACCTGGTCCGCGGCTTTGAGGGCACGAAGTCTGGCTCAGCCCAGCGCAGCCGACATCGCCGAAGCAGAAACCGATCTCGTGATTGTCCGGCGCAACTACACCCCTGCGCAGCCCTTACCCGCGAGCAAAAAACCAGAGCGGCAGCCCCGTAGATAATCCTCGACGCACCGAGGCGCGAGAGGTGTCCTGCAAGATGGTGCTGCGTAACGGGAAGTGCCGCCGTCAAGGGTCACCAATCCAGACCCGGGAGGGCTACGGAAGCTGAACTGGCACCGTTACTCAGACGTGTAGCCGCTTCGGGTCCGCTTCATAAGCCGACACGAGGTCGATCCGACGCTGATGGCGTTCGTCGTGTGAGAAATCGGTAGCAATAAAGGTGTCCACCAGAGAGAAAGCGGTTGCCTCGTCGTGCATCCGGGCGCCGATTGAAATGACGTTGGCGTCGTTGTGTTGGCGACCCAACTGAGCTGTCTCGGTGGACCAGGCCAGAATGGCGCGCACTCCAACGACCTTATTGGCGGCAATCTGCTCTCCGTTTCCGGAGCCACCGATAACTACGCCAAGGCTCCCCGGATCCGCCACCACTGAGCGACCTGTCTCCAGGCAGAACGGCGGATAGTCATCAAGGCTTTCGTAGATATGCGCCCCGAGATCGACGACGTCATGCCCCGCAGCGGTGAGGTGTTGCACCAGAGCAGCTTTCAACTCGAAGCCAGCGTGGTCAGAACCCAGGTAGATGCGCATTGCCACAGTCTCCCACCCTTTAAGGGACCACCATTACTGGGAACTTCTGAGAAGCGACCACAGCTCTGGAAACCGACCCCGACGCGATCCTGTGGAGCAGCTCGGCAAAACCCGCATGCCTTTTCCCAACCACGACGCACGCTGCGTCGCGCTCGTCAGCGATCCGGATGATTTCTGTCGCAGCTTCGCCAAAGGTTGACAGCAGTTCCCACTCCACGCCTGCCAGATCACCGCCTGCCACGAGATCGGCCGAAAGTGCGGCCTCCATTTCCTTTTCGGCCGCATCCGTAACATCCATGTCTTCCTGCAGCGGGACGAACCCCTCCACCAACGGCATTATTCTGCGACGCACATGGATCAACAGCACCGGGCGGCCCAAACTACGAGCGAGAAACACTGCGGCCCTTAAATGGCGTCCGCTGGTTGCGGCGGCGTCCACCCCTACTACCACCGGTCCCGGTCTCAGATCAGGTGGGAGTGGGATTCCACCGGGGCTCACTCCCGTGCGCGACTTCTCGTCCATTTCAGGCTCCTTCTGAAGGCATAACCGGTAGGAGGAAACCATGAACAACCATGGTTGACCCCTACCGTTTCACACACCGAAGACATTTTCCCGAACTCGCGCTCTCATCGACTCTCTAGTCGAACTGTGGGCCCTCGGTCCGTTCCCGCTTTATTTCGAAAAAGTAGGGGTAGCCAGCGAGTGTCACGGTCGCATCCCAAATTTTCCCAGCCTGTTCTCCGCGCGGAATACGGG includes:
- a CDS encoding ribose-5-phosphate isomerase; this encodes MRIYLGSDHAGFELKAALVQHLTAAGHDVVDLGAHIYESLDDYPPFCLETGRSVVADPGSLGVVIGGSGNGEQIAANKVVGVRAILAWSTETAQLGRQHNDANVISIGARMHDEATAFSLVDTFIATDFSHDERHQRRIDLVSAYEADPKRLHV
- a CDS encoding universal stress protein gives rise to the protein MDEKSRTGVSPGGIPLPPDLRPGPVVVGVDAAATSGRHLRAAVFLARSLGRPVLLIHVRRRIMPLVEGFVPLQEDMDVTDAAEKEMEAALSADLVAGGDLAGVEWELLSTFGEAATEIIRIADERDAACVVVGKRHAGFAELLHRIASGSVSRAVVASQKFPVMVVP